The Coleofasciculus chthonoplastes PCC 7420 genome includes a region encoding these proteins:
- the sufR gene encoding iron-sulfur cluster biosynthesis transcriptional regulator SufR — protein MTTTQQSSTKQDILQYLLKQEQAIAHALAEALDISPQAIRRHLKDLEAEGLIEYKSVSMGMGRPQHVYRLSKKGRDRFPNHYGEFAVSLLDTLEETVGRDQVSTILQKQWERKAMEYRQLLGEGSLAERVAKLVELRQSEGYMAEWYPVESSDASQQTHNQFILKEHNCAISNVAESFPSVCGHELEMFAAILPDCQVERTHWINQGEHQCGYLIQAK, from the coding sequence ATGACCACCACTCAGCAATCTTCTACCAAGCAAGACATTTTGCAGTATTTACTCAAACAGGAGCAAGCGATCGCACATGCACTAGCGGAAGCTCTGGATATTAGTCCCCAAGCCATTCGGCGTCACCTGAAGGATTTAGAAGCCGAGGGACTGATAGAGTATAAGTCGGTATCCATGGGAATGGGGCGTCCTCAACATGTTTACCGCTTGAGCAAAAAAGGACGCGATCGCTTCCCTAACCATTATGGTGAGTTTGCCGTGTCCTTGCTAGACACCCTGGAAGAAACCGTGGGTCGGGATCAGGTGAGTACCATCCTCCAGAAACAGTGGGAACGCAAAGCGATGGAATACCGCCAGCTTTTGGGTGAAGGTTCATTAGCCGAACGAGTCGCTAAATTGGTAGAACTGCGCCAAAGTGAAGGATACATGGCGGAATGGTATCCGGTCGAATCCAGCGATGCTAGCCAGCAGACCCATAACCAGTTTATTTTGAAAGAACATAACTGTGCAATTTCCAATGTCGCTGAATCCTTTCCCAGCGTCTGCGGACATGAGTTAGAAATGTTTGCCGCTATCCTACCCGATTGTCAAGTCGAGCGCACCCACTGGATTAATCAAGGAGAACATCAGTGTGGCTATTTGATTCAGGCGAAATAG
- a CDS encoding RICIN domain-containing protein: MPEHESISSDLATLPAPLQGRYTIRQVSSGRFVDAHEHAGEDFRLVTRTAQNNDTQRWIFVPVGGVFTMQQTSNGRFVDAHEHAGEDFRLVTRTAQNNDTQRWVFLPDPDRLDTYTIQQLSNGRFVDAHEHAGEDFRLVTRTAQLNDTQRWVVLHQGNRKYTIQQLSNERFVDAHEHAGEDFRLVTRTAQNNDTQRWSLTQIGRVYTIQQLSNGRFADAHEHAGEDFRLVTRTAQLNDTQRWVVLHQGNGKYTIQQLSNGRFVDAHEHAGEDFRLVTRTAQNNDTQRWLITGV; encoded by the coding sequence ATGCCAGAACATGAGAGCATCTCATCAGATCTAGCCACCCTGCCAGCACCGCTACAGGGCCGATACACCATCCGGCAGGTGAGCAGCGGTCGGTTTGTGGACGCCCACGAACACGCCGGCGAGGACTTCCGGTTAGTCACCCGGACTGCCCAGAACAACGACACCCAACGCTGGATATTCGTTCCAGTCGGTGGCGTGTTTACCATGCAGCAAACTAGCAACGGTCGGTTTGTGGACGCCCACGAACACGCCGGCGAGGACTTTCGGTTAGTCACCCGGACTGCCCAGAACAACGACACCCAACGCTGGGTATTCCTGCCTGACCCAGACCGTCTCGACACCTACACCATCCAGCAGTTAAGCAACGGACGGTTCGTGGACGCTCACGAACACGCCGGTGAGGACTTCCGGCTGGTCACCCGCACCGCCCAGCTCAACGATACTCAACGCTGGGTAGTCCTGCACCAGGGCAACAGGAAGTACACCATCCAGCAGCTAAGCAACGAACGGTTTGTGGACGCCCACGAACACGCCGGTGAGGACTTCCGGCTGGTCACCCGAACCGCCCAGAACAACGACACTCAGCGCTGGAGCCTAACCCAAATCGGGCGGGTCTACACCATCCAGCAGTTAAGCAACGGACGGTTCGCGGACGCTCACGAACACGCCGGTGAGGACTTCCGGCTGGTCACCCGCACCGCCCAGCTCAACGATACTCAACGCTGGGTAGTCCTGCACCAGGGCAACGGGAAGTACACCATCCAGCAGCTAAGCAACGGACGGTTCGTGGACGCTCACGAACACGCCGGTGAGGACTTCCGGTTGGTCACCCGAACCGCCCAGAACAACGACACCCAACGCTGGCTGATCACTGGGGTTTGA
- the asnS gene encoding asparagine--tRNA ligase, whose amino-acid sequence MQKKPIAQLLRTGQPDETVTIQGWVRTKRELKEFAFMEVNDGSCLANLQVILNPDVPDYQTTLQRVNTGASVEVAGVLVPSPGKGQRIELRANSVQVYGEADPATYPLQKKRHSFEFLRTIGHLRSRTNTIGAVLRVRNACANAIHQFFQERGFLWIHSPIITASDCEGAGELFTVTNLNLNEIPKTEDQLVDFSQDFFGRQAYLTVSGQLQAEVMAMTFGNVYTFGPTFRAENSNTSRHLAEFWMVEPEMAFCDLQGDMDLAEEFLKYVFSSVLENCPEDMEFFNKRIDNSVLATADNIINNQFERITYTDAIAQLEKADRKFEYPVEWGTDLQSEHERYLAEELFQKPVIVSDYPVGIKAFYMRLNEDGKTVAAMDVLAPKIGEIIGGSQREERLDVLQQRIQNQGMNPEEFWWYLDLRRYGTVAHAGFGLGFERLVQFMTGMGNIRDVIPFPRTPLSAEF is encoded by the coding sequence ATGCAAAAGAAACCGATCGCACAACTTTTACGCACGGGTCAGCCGGATGAAACCGTAACCATCCAGGGCTGGGTACGCACAAAACGAGAACTCAAAGAGTTTGCCTTTATGGAGGTGAATGATGGCTCCTGCTTGGCAAACTTGCAAGTCATCCTGAATCCCGACGTACCCGATTATCAAACGACTCTCCAACGGGTTAATACGGGGGCGTCTGTAGAAGTTGCTGGCGTATTGGTGCCGTCTCCGGGAAAAGGACAACGGATTGAGTTGAGGGCAAATTCGGTGCAGGTGTATGGGGAAGCTGATCCCGCCACCTATCCACTACAGAAAAAACGCCATTCCTTTGAGTTTTTGCGAACCATTGGACATCTGCGATCGCGTACCAATACAATCGGTGCTGTGTTACGGGTGCGTAATGCTTGTGCTAATGCTATCCACCAATTCTTTCAGGAACGGGGGTTTTTGTGGATTCACAGCCCGATTATCACCGCAAGCGATTGTGAAGGGGCGGGAGAACTGTTTACGGTAACCAATCTCAACCTCAACGAGATTCCCAAAACCGAAGATCAATTGGTCGATTTTAGCCAAGACTTCTTTGGACGCCAAGCCTACCTGACGGTTAGTGGGCAACTGCAAGCCGAGGTAATGGCGATGACATTTGGCAATGTGTATACCTTTGGTCCGACATTCCGGGCGGAAAATTCAAATACCTCCCGCCATTTAGCCGAGTTTTGGATGGTGGAACCGGAAATGGCGTTCTGTGATTTACAGGGCGATATGGACTTGGCGGAGGAGTTTCTTAAGTATGTATTCTCCTCGGTACTAGAGAACTGTCCCGAAGACATGGAATTTTTCAATAAGCGGATAGATAATAGCGTTCTGGCAACGGCGGACAATATTATCAACAATCAGTTTGAGCGGATTACCTATACTGATGCGATCGCGCAATTAGAAAAAGCTGACCGTAAATTTGAGTATCCGGTTGAGTGGGGGACAGATTTACAGTCGGAACACGAGCGCTATTTGGCAGAGGAATTATTTCAGAAACCGGTTATTGTTAGCGACTACCCTGTAGGGATCAAGGCATTCTATATGCGTTTGAACGAGGACGGCAAAACCGTCGCCGCCATGGATGTGCTAGCACCGAAGATTGGCGAGATTATCGGTGGTTCCCAACGGGAGGAACGCCTCGATGTTCTCCAGCAGCGCATCCAGAATCAGGGAATGAATCCAGAGGAGTTTTGGTGGTATCTAGACTTGCGGCGCTATGGTACTGTTGCCCATGCAGGGTTTGGTTTAGGATTTGAGCGATTGGTGCAGTTTATGACGGGGATGGGAAATATACGAGATGTGATTCCCTTCCCCCGCACACCCTTGAGTGCCGAATTTTAA
- the iscB gene encoding RNA-guided endonuclease IscB has protein sequence MKVYVINRHGRPLMPTTPRKARLLLNRGKAKITGREPFTIQLVYGSSGYTQPVELGIDAGYENIGFSAVNKKEEVIGGELKMLKGMSERITEKRKYRRTRRNRLRYRKPRFSNRRVDKGCLAPSIQHKLDTHHRLIDKIRRILPIIAVTIEVAAYDIQKINNPTIEGEQYQYGEKYGFDNLREYILHRDRHKCQNPNCKNKADDPILQVHHLGFWKNPPDRTDRPANLVTLCTKCHTSKNHQKKGFLFGWEPKLKSFKGETFMTMVRWRLTEEGQHKSTFGYITKGKRRELEIEKSHHNDAFVIAGGRTQSRVTKPLMLEQIRRNKRSMEQFYDAKYRDLRDGKTRSGSELSSGRRTRNINLNGENVRQHRAHKASAGRRSIKKKRYPYKQHDLVLFEGTIYEVIGMQNLGAGVKLKNYPGVKNKVVKPSVVKSIRKRGGLCEVV, from the coding sequence ATGAAAGTTTACGTTATTAACAGACACGGGCGTCCCTTGATGCCCACAACTCCCAGAAAAGCAAGACTCTTACTCAACAGAGGTAAAGCCAAAATTACTGGACGTGAACCATTCACTATCCAGTTAGTCTACGGTTCGAGTGGTTATACCCAGCCTGTAGAGTTGGGTATTGATGCAGGGTACGAGAACATTGGATTCAGTGCCGTCAATAAGAAAGAGGAGGTAATAGGTGGCGAACTTAAAATGCTGAAGGGAATGTCTGAAAGGATTACCGAAAAGCGGAAGTATCGTCGCACTCGTCGAAATCGACTCAGATACCGAAAACCTCGCTTTTCCAACCGAAGAGTTGATAAAGGATGTTTAGCACCTAGTATCCAGCACAAACTAGATACTCATCACCGCCTCATTGACAAAATCCGCCGTATCCTTCCAATCATTGCTGTAACTATCGAAGTAGCAGCTTATGATATCCAGAAAATCAACAATCCCACGATTGAGGGAGAACAATATCAGTACGGGGAAAAATACGGTTTCGACAACCTGCGGGAATATATCCTGCACCGGGATAGACACAAGTGCCAGAATCCAAACTGTAAGAACAAAGCAGATGACCCTATCCTGCAAGTTCATCATTTGGGCTTCTGGAAGAATCCCCCTGACCGCACAGACAGACCAGCTAACCTGGTGACTCTGTGTACTAAGTGTCATACCTCGAAGAATCACCAAAAGAAAGGTTTCCTATTCGGATGGGAGCCAAAGCTCAAGTCATTTAAGGGTGAAACCTTTATGACAATGGTCAGGTGGCGCTTAACAGAAGAAGGTCAGCACAAATCGACTTTTGGCTATATCACCAAAGGTAAGCGCCGGGAACTAGAAATAGAGAAATCCCACCACAACGATGCTTTCGTCATTGCTGGTGGGAGAACTCAATCTCGCGTCACCAAACCTCTGATGCTCGAACAAATCCGTCGTAACAAGCGGTCGATGGAGCAATTTTACGATGCCAAATATCGCGACCTCAGAGACGGGAAAACCCGATCTGGCTCAGAACTTTCTTCTGGTCGTAGAACAAGGAACATTAATCTTAATGGCGAGAATGTGAGGCAGCATCGCGCTCACAAGGCAAGCGCTGGACGCCGCTCTATCAAGAAGAAGCGATATCCCTATAAACAACACGACTTAGTTCTGTTTGAAGGAACTATCTATGAAGTGATTGGGATGCAGAATCTAGGCGCTGGCGTAAAACTCAAAAACTATCCTGGAGTGAAAAACAAAGTGGTTAAACCTTCTGTTGTAAAATCTATTCGCAAGAGAGGAGGGCTATGTGAAGTTGTTTAG
- a CDS encoding DUF6439 family protein codes for MELTKTDNLKDASTLELAQALAERLGITPQDWHRLKSNRPARAKEQTAAALVFLLKEQPEEALARLRQASGWLDHSISAPPCPTHGNRDR; via the coding sequence ATGGAATTGACAAAAACCGATAATCTCAAGGACGCCAGTACCCTGGAACTTGCCCAAGCCCTGGCAGAACGCTTAGGGATTACACCCCAAGATTGGCATCGATTAAAGTCAAATCGCCCAGCTAGAGCCAAGGAACAAACAGCGGCGGCTTTAGTCTTTTTGCTCAAAGAACAGCCAGAGGAAGCTCTAGCTCGGTTACGTCAGGCGTCAGGATGGCTGGATCACTCGATCTCAGCCCCCCCTTGCCCAACCCATGGAAATCGCGATCGCTAG
- a CDS encoding ATP-binding protein encodes MAVSSLRPVERNWGTISFASTLYLCPILDLLVEQIPRKWRPEIRLGLQEALVNAAKHGNNLDPSKTVMVHFCVINDEYWWIISDQGPGFSPPCRQGNSDDGLPHDESENGRGLCLLYQIFDQVHWNPQGTELRVCKHMKSRSRLPLIP; translated from the coding sequence ATTGCTGTATCATCTTTGCGCCCAGTTGAACGCAACTGGGGAACAATTAGCTTTGCTTCTACCCTTTACCTATGCCCAATTCTCGACCTACTTGTCGAACAGATTCCGCGCAAGTGGCGACCGGAGATCCGACTTGGACTCCAAGAAGCATTGGTCAATGCGGCAAAGCACGGCAATAATTTAGACCCGAGTAAGACCGTAATGGTTCACTTTTGTGTCATCAATGACGAATATTGGTGGATAATCTCAGATCAAGGTCCCGGCTTTTCTCCGCCTTGTCGTCAAGGGAATTCTGACGACGGTTTGCCCCATGATGAATCCGAAAATGGTAGAGGGTTATGCCTCCTCTACCAAATTTTCGATCAAGTTCACTGGAATCCCCAAGGGACTGAACTGCGAGTGTGTAAACACATGAAGAGTCGATCAAGGTTACCCTTGATTCCCTAG
- the rlmD gene encoding 23S rRNA (uracil(1939)-C(5))-methyltransferase RlmD, translating to MDHSVSSPPRPPVSPDQWQQGQLLELTIADLNDRGDGVGRLGNRVVFVPNAVTGDQVRVRLVRVKPNYAIAKLDQLLEPSPHRIRPHCIVADKCGGCQWQHVDPQYQRSVKENLIEQALTRIGGFNSIEIAPILSADSPLAYRNKATYPMRRSSSGQVQAGYYQKGTHQLINLNQCPVQDDRLNPLLAQIKQDIQQQGWSIYNERRHQGRLRHLSLRIGRRTGEMLLTLVTTDANLTNLETQAQTWLDRYPNLVGVCVNVNPHRTNVIFGVQTHCVLGQPYLGEIFADLEFQLRPDTFFQVNTEAAEALFNVIRQKLALQGTEYLVDAYCGIGTFTLPLAKQVHQALGIEVQGTAVEQAQINAQINGITNVKFETGTVETLLPQLGITPDIVLLDPPRQGCNPQVIDTLLSVMPQRLVYISCKPATLARDLKRLCHLGGYQLTHVQPADFFSQTPHVECAAFLEKQEG from the coding sequence ATGGATCACTCTGTCTCCTCGCCCCCTCGTCCCCCCGTTTCCCCTGATCAGTGGCAACAAGGTCAACTGCTGGAACTGACGATCGCAGACCTGAATGATCGTGGTGATGGTGTCGGACGGTTGGGGAATCGCGTTGTGTTTGTCCCTAATGCAGTGACTGGGGATCAGGTTCGAGTCAGGCTGGTGCGCGTCAAACCCAATTACGCGATCGCGAAACTGGATCAACTTCTCGAACCCTCTCCCCATCGCATTCGCCCTCACTGCATCGTGGCAGATAAATGTGGCGGTTGTCAGTGGCAGCATGTTGATCCCCAGTATCAGCGATCAGTCAAAGAAAATCTGATAGAGCAAGCCTTAACTCGTATCGGCGGCTTCAATTCCATCGAAATCGCCCCAATTTTAAGCGCTGACTCTCCCCTAGCTTACCGGAACAAAGCCACCTATCCAATGCGGCGATCGTCTTCGGGTCAAGTTCAAGCTGGGTATTACCAGAAAGGGACGCATCAGCTAATTAACCTGAATCAATGCCCCGTTCAAGATGATCGCTTAAATCCCCTGTTAGCCCAAATCAAGCAGGATATTCAGCAACAAGGGTGGTCAATCTACAACGAACGCCGTCATCAAGGGCGATTGCGTCACCTGTCACTGCGAATTGGACGCCGAACCGGGGAAATGCTTTTAACCTTAGTCACAACTGATGCCAATTTAACCAATCTGGAAACGCAAGCTCAAACCTGGCTTGATCGCTATCCTAACCTGGTGGGTGTTTGTGTGAATGTGAATCCCCACCGTACCAATGTCATTTTCGGGGTTCAAACCCATTGTGTCCTAGGTCAACCGTATCTGGGGGAGATATTCGCGGATTTAGAGTTCCAATTAAGACCCGATACCTTTTTCCAAGTCAACACCGAAGCCGCAGAAGCCTTGTTCAATGTAATTCGGCAAAAGCTGGCACTCCAAGGAACAGAATATCTCGTCGATGCCTATTGTGGCATTGGTACATTCACCCTACCCTTAGCTAAACAGGTACATCAGGCATTGGGGATCGAAGTGCAAGGGACAGCCGTGGAGCAAGCCCAAATCAATGCCCAGATTAATGGGATTACCAATGTCAAGTTTGAAACAGGAACTGTGGAAACCCTGCTGCCGCAACTGGGGATCACGCCAGATATCGTATTACTTGACCCGCCACGCCAGGGCTGCAATCCCCAAGTGATTGATACCCTGTTATCAGTTATGCCTCAACGCCTTGTCTACATTAGCTGTAAGCCAGCCACCCTAGCACGGGATCTTAAACGCCTCTGTCATCTGGGCGGCTACCAATTAACCCACGTTCAACCAGCAGACTTCTTTAGCCAAACACCCCATGTTGAGTGTGCGGCTTTCTTGGAAAAACAGGAGGGATGA
- a CDS encoding allophycocyanin subunit alpha-B, whose protein sequence is MSVVSQVILQADDELRYPSSGELMGIKAFLQTGEQRMRIASTLAENEKKIVQEASKQLWQKRPDFISPGGNAYGERQRSLCLRDYGWYLRLITYGVLAGGKEPIEKIGLIGVKEMYNSLGVPVAGMVESIRCLKNASLELLSQEDAMEAAPYFDYIIQSMS, encoded by the coding sequence ATGAGCGTAGTTAGCCAAGTTATCCTCCAAGCCGACGACGAGCTGCGGTATCCCAGCTCCGGTGAACTGATGGGTATTAAAGCCTTTTTGCAGACGGGTGAGCAACGGATGCGTATCGCTTCCACCCTAGCAGAAAATGAAAAGAAGATTGTCCAGGAAGCCAGTAAGCAGCTATGGCAAAAGCGTCCTGACTTTATCTCACCAGGAGGTAATGCTTATGGGGAACGCCAGCGATCGCTATGCCTACGGGACTATGGCTGGTATTTGCGATTGATTACCTATGGTGTTCTGGCTGGAGGTAAGGAACCGATTGAAAAAATTGGTTTGATTGGGGTCAAGGAGATGTATAACTCTCTTGGCGTCCCCGTCGCCGGAATGGTTGAATCGATTCGTTGCCTCAAAAATGCCTCCTTGGAGTTGCTGAGTCAGGAAGATGCCATGGAAGCGGCTCCTTATTTTGATTACATCATTCAATCGATGTCCTGA
- a CDS encoding cation:proton antiporter → MNSVHHPLLTAEIEILVLLLVACLGAVTFKRLHFPYTVGLVIIGFIFGLLTQTGLPLETLNALTLSPELILYAFVPPLIFESAINLDNRVLLKTLTPALILAGPGLLVSVVIVGGTLSWLTPLSLGGALLFGTLISATDPVAVISLFKEFGVPKRLTMLVEGESMLNDATAIVMFDLVIAAIAAQEFGVDTVEQGSVNVFVVLGGGLLVGAVTASIMDYAIAQARRNPLIQTTVTVVVAYAAFIVADHFFHVSGVISVMMAGLVVGRYMNHSLTPEVRRYLHEFWEYAAFITNSLIFLLVGINTAGFTFRIEIGSVGLWQSVAWAIVAAIVARAVVVFGLTPISNWLQRKTEPIGWRFQVVTFWGGLRGAVALALALSLPGTFPNRELIIAMTLGVALFTILVSGSTMGTVIHRLKLDEPPIFDSLGKVQATVLAKREVLRFLHKLNEVDLFEEEVIQDLRQDYEQALLRAETEVKAIWEDLKANPELVQVFWLQGLAIEQQTYQDLYDQGLLSESVLRKLNLIIEAKRDDVLENKIPPKIPSMWVLKTPLETLAMKYLQHFAVGRRWCNQRRLWRLKVRYEYYAATAYVCRKVAQRIYDLEEEQAVDPLIAGDFIQFYQSKSERAFHQLSVMGTNRHELAIALQTQVANHVVHISEEEVFEKLVSEGIVSESALDDIRALIEMESR, encoded by the coding sequence ATGAACAGTGTACACCATCCGCTGCTGACCGCCGAGATTGAGATTTTGGTCTTACTCCTGGTAGCCTGTCTGGGGGCAGTAACCTTCAAGCGTCTCCATTTTCCTTATACGGTGGGATTGGTTATTATCGGGTTTATTTTCGGTCTACTGACACAAACGGGGCTTCCCCTGGAAACCTTGAATGCGCTGACACTCTCGCCCGAACTTATTCTCTACGCATTTGTACCGCCACTGATCTTTGAGTCAGCCATCAATCTAGACAACCGAGTACTCCTGAAGACGCTGACCCCAGCTCTGATTTTAGCCGGACCTGGGTTACTGGTATCGGTGGTGATAGTCGGAGGCACTCTATCCTGGCTGACCCCCCTCTCCTTGGGAGGAGCGCTGCTATTTGGAACACTGATTTCCGCGACAGACCCCGTTGCGGTGATCTCTCTATTCAAGGAGTTCGGCGTACCCAAGCGGCTGACGATGTTAGTGGAGGGCGAAAGTATGCTCAATGATGCCACAGCCATCGTGATGTTCGATCTGGTGATAGCAGCAATCGCCGCCCAAGAGTTTGGCGTAGATACGGTTGAGCAGGGGTCGGTGAATGTCTTTGTCGTGTTGGGGGGTGGGCTGCTAGTGGGAGCGGTTACAGCTTCTATCATGGATTATGCCATCGCTCAAGCTCGGCGTAATCCCTTAATTCAGACCACCGTCACCGTAGTTGTGGCTTATGCCGCCTTTATTGTCGCCGATCACTTTTTCCACGTCTCCGGCGTGATTTCGGTGATGATGGCAGGGTTGGTCGTGGGACGCTATATGAATCACAGCCTTACCCCAGAGGTTCGCCGCTACCTGCATGAATTTTGGGAGTACGCCGCCTTCATCACCAACAGTCTAATTTTTCTATTGGTGGGGATTAATACGGCTGGGTTTACCTTTAGAATCGAGATTGGCAGTGTCGGTCTGTGGCAGTCGGTGGCTTGGGCAATTGTCGCCGCCATTGTGGCTCGGGCGGTAGTCGTGTTTGGACTAACACCTATATCAAACTGGTTGCAGCGCAAAACCGAACCCATCGGTTGGCGTTTTCAGGTCGTTACCTTCTGGGGGGGGTTGCGAGGCGCCGTGGCTTTAGCGTTGGCGCTGAGTTTGCCGGGTACATTTCCTAACCGGGAACTGATTATTGCCATGACCTTGGGGGTAGCTTTGTTTACGATTCTGGTCAGCGGCTCCACGATGGGTACAGTGATTCATCGGCTCAAGCTGGATGAACCACCCATTTTCGATTCCCTCGGTAAAGTCCAGGCGACGGTGCTAGCCAAGCGAGAGGTGCTGCGGTTTTTGCACAAGTTGAATGAAGTGGATCTGTTTGAGGAGGAAGTGATCCAAGATCTGCGACAGGACTATGAACAGGCACTGTTGAGAGCAGAGACGGAGGTGAAGGCAATCTGGGAGGACCTGAAAGCTAATCCAGAATTAGTCCAGGTATTCTGGCTACAGGGCTTGGCAATTGAGCAGCAAACCTATCAGGATCTCTACGATCAAGGGTTGCTATCCGAATCAGTGCTGCGTAAACTGAACCTAATAATTGAAGCCAAGCGGGATGATGTACTGGAGAACAAAATTCCGCCGAAAATACCTTCCATGTGGGTTTTAAAGACACCTCTAGAGACTTTGGCGATGAAGTATCTCCAACACTTTGCCGTCGGTCGCCGTTGGTGTAATCAGCGTCGTCTATGGCGATTGAAGGTGCGCTACGAATACTATGCTGCCACAGCTTATGTGTGCCGCAAGGTCGCCCAGCGCATCTATGATTTAGAAGAAGAACAGGCGGTAGACCCCCTGATTGCTGGGGATTTTATCCAGTTTTATCAGAGTAAGAGTGAACGGGCGTTTCATCAACTCTCAGTGATGGGGACGAATCGCCATGAACTGGCGATCGCACTTCAAACCCAAGTTGCTAACCATGTTGTTCACATTAGCGAAGAGGAGGTATTTGAAAAGCTAGTGTCCGAAGGCATCGTTTCCGAAAGCGCCCTTGACGACATTCGCGCTCTCATTGAAATGGAAAGTCGTTGA
- a CDS encoding DUF4365 domain-containing protein — protein sequence MDSNIQKEEFSYAYIYAIAATTGCAVQRTTTPLDRLGVDLIITGINNQDIIDFPLLYVQVKCTSRQVLTANSLRYPLSVKNYEELRIRDRYPPLILIVVIVPDQVNDWLNQSEAELCLKRCAYWISLAGKAPTQNQETIIVYIPRENIFTANVLKTMMQRITAGERL from the coding sequence GTGGATAGTAATATTCAGAAAGAGGAATTTAGCTATGCCTATATTTATGCCATTGCCGCCACTACAGGTTGTGCCGTCCAGAGAACAACCACACCCCTCGATCGACTGGGTGTAGACCTGATTATCACAGGCATTAATAATCAAGATATAATAGACTTTCCTCTCCTCTATGTTCAGGTAAAATGTACGTCTAGACAAGTCCTTACGGCTAACTCTCTCAGGTATCCTCTCTCTGTCAAAAACTATGAAGAACTAAGAATCCGCGATCGCTATCCTCCCTTAATCTTAATTGTCGTTATTGTTCCTGACCAAGTAAATGACTGGTTAAATCAATCCGAAGCTGAACTCTGCCTCAAGCGTTGCGCTTACTGGATATCTTTAGCAGGTAAAGCACCCACCCAGAATCAAGAAACCATCATCGTTTATATACCCAGAGAAAATATATTCACTGCCAATGTACTTAAAACCATGATGCAGCGCATTACAGCAGGAGAACGGTTATGA
- a CDS encoding HNH endonuclease, whose protein sequence is MPSDYERIPTALRQEIAQRAKHRCEYCRCPDEFSPDSFTVDHIKPRQLGGATTTENLAWACFGCNGRKYTRTVYPDPKTGQEIALFNPRQQNWTEHFDWTED, encoded by the coding sequence ATGCCGTCTGACTATGAACGAATCCCCACAGCACTGAGACAGGAAATCGCTCAACGGGCGAAGCATCGATGCGAATACTGCCGTTGCCCAGATGAATTCTCTCCTGACAGCTTTACCGTTGATCATATTAAGCCTCGACAACTAGGCGGAGCAACCACTACTGAAAATCTAGCCTGGGCGTGTTTCGGCTGTAATGGTCGTAAATACACCCGCACTGTTTATCCTGACCCAAAGACGGGACAAGAGATTGCCCTATTCAATCCTCGTCAGCAGAATTGGACAGAGCATTTTGATTGGACTGAAGATTGA
- a CDS encoding putative toxin-antitoxin system toxin component, PIN family → MPLYQIVLDTNVLLAGLRSNRGASYKLLTILNNQRWQLNVSTALIFEYEEVLKKEMTQLGLSLDDINTVVSTICAIANCRTIFYLWRPAALDPDDDFLIDLAVECQADFIITYNKRDLRIAETFGIQLVTAKEFLQIVGEIES, encoded by the coding sequence ATGCCTCTTTATCAGATTGTCCTTGACACGAATGTGCTTCTTGCTGGTTTACGCTCAAATCGAGGAGCCTCTTACAAATTACTCACTATCCTGAATAATCAACGCTGGCAACTCAATGTCTCGACGGCTCTCATTTTTGAATATGAGGAGGTTCTGAAAAAAGAAATGACACAATTAGGGTTGAGTTTAGACGATATTAACACCGTCGTTTCCACAATCTGCGCTATTGCGAATTGTCGTACAATATTTTATCTCTGGCGACCTGCGGCTCTTGACCCTGATGATGACTTTTTGATCGATCTAGCAGTAGAATGCCAAGCTGATTTTATCATCACGTATAATAAAAGAGACTTACGAATCGCTGAAACGTTTGGTATTCAACTCGTTACTGCTAAAGAGTTTTTACAAATTGTCGGAGAAATTGAATCATGA